TTATATTTTCTGATTTCGGAGTCTCTTTTTTCACTTCTTCAGGAATTCTCTTTTCTTCTCCTTTTTCTCCTTCATTCGCAGCTTTGTCAGTACTAGGTGTCTCGGATGTTTCCTTCCTCTGTCTACTCGGTGTAAAATCGCCGGACGGACTTGGAGATGTGAGCCAGGCACGTTTCAGTTTTAACGGCCTTGCTGGTGTTGGTGGTTTTGGTGGTTCTGCAACATTGCAATATGACACGTATAAATATAATGACATAAATAATACTCTCACTGTCGACTATACAATTGTTTAATCTACTAAATACTAGGGACCTTATACTCACTTATAATACTGATTctaaattacatgttaaaattaaaattttaatcgtgTTTTTTTTAGCAGGTCTTGAATTGTAATATATAAGTCCAaactattaatattgattctTCTTCTGGGTATCCTTGTGAGAAAGTTTATATGGTGTTTACAACACCCAATTGTGTACGGTGTGGCaactattcttttttaaatataaaaaatatatttgaaatataattttaggtaTCTATATAACAGCCAaggtatttaatatgaatatgaaaACTTTCTAAATACAAAAGTAACAGTCTGAATGTTTAGTACTGTGCAGAAAAGTAACTTATAAATTCCATACTTACTAATTCTTTACAGTTTAAATTCCACTCGTTTTACTAATGAGTAGCCAAAGTTTTTCAAACCGCTAAATTCCTAAAATTTCAACATTCAAAAGAGCATTAGAAACGAGAGGAAGTATTTTCACTATTCGTAATTCAAACAAAGGGCActcagcaaataaaataatctttacgtcacttagtataaagaaattaCAGACAACTTAACTGTAATATGTCCACTTGATGTCATCGTTCTAATTCTCACCTTCTTTTGAGCGGGCGGGGGACTTGGATGCAGCTTTAGTGAGCTTGGTGGGCTTGGTAGGCCAAGGAAGCAAGTGCGGCTCTGGACACGCGAGCCTGATGGATTGCACATTGACTCCTCGAATTACCATCAATCCATCCACGTCCTGACGTTGCTCCTCCGTGTTGTACAGGATGACACGGTAGACGTCCGCCAGCACCACATTCAGGTGCAAGTCGTATCCTATAGAATTCAAAGTAAACTCCAAATACCACCAGCAGCTCGTCATAACTTTCCCGTTGGCCCACCTCAATGAAGATGAGAACTACGTGGAATAGGGTCACTAATACTGCTTAAAAGTATATGGATAATTGTTTTGttcccttaggacaagaagcttaaatattgtacttatttctAAAAGGAATGTttcgctgcttccggagtgactgAATATTTTGGACGGGTAATATTGGCGATAGGGAAAGAGGAAATCCATGAGGAaagattttgggcattaatctcagaaATTTTTCCTTGGAGGAAGTAGAGGCCAGCTTTGTACCAGCTTCTGAAATAAAAGCGGGCAGGGGACGGTATGCAATAATGTTAaggctagcaactgcctttaacacttagggagccctactaactccaacagtcatcctccacagaagactaaacctatcgatgtacccttgcaccccaatatctcgacatttgcggttagtgatgtaccgctccatccataggttacccagatttaagtgatacatctgTTTTTGCTGTTCCTAGTGAaggttcaattggaaggtataaGCCAATCAGAAGTGTATTCTCCTGGATTATGGATCACATCCTTAGATTAGGAATGCCCATATCCATTTGttagatattatatataagaAACGAATACTAATAGAACAGATAGACGATGATGGGCGTTATTACCACAACTGTATTTACTCATTTTAATTTATCGAACTCTTGCAGCTCCACTGGCTATCCTGTTTTACATAGTACCTTATGATCTTGGCTGAAGTAATGTGTTGACTGAATTAGATGAATTACCTAGTTGTGATTGATCAAAACAGGTGTAGTGtactaagaaaattataaatatatttaattctgacGTTGTAGTTCACATAATTATCCCTGCATaattgtttctatattttatgaattttatgcATAATTTGAACAACATACGATATGTATTTAGTCGTCCACTCTTTACCTTCACATTTTATCCAGACTCAGAGCTGGATgtatttcgtttttaaatttaaaagaaaataaatactattctAAACTTTTTGAAATTGTAAGCTTTTTAAGAGAGTATTCACGCTCTAAAACATGTTATCATCATGAACAGAGAATGTGgcgaaaataaaaacaaagatcaTAAATGTGCTGGGTTATTTCCAAATAATCGCCTTACAAAACTTTGCACTCTGAGACAACAAAATTTGACACTAAGCAAAATGCACAACGTAAAAATAGAAGTTATTAGTCTTATTATGATACCTTTAGGACAGAGCCAGCCTCAACATGTGGTGGTGTTTCCTAGCTTCTAACACAACAGCACCGACAACTTTATTTTGGTTTCACATAA
This Homalodisca vitripennis isolate AUS2020 chromosome 3, UT_GWSS_2.1, whole genome shotgun sequence DNA region includes the following protein-coding sequences:
- the LOC124358634 gene encoding uncharacterized protein LOC124358634 isoform X2 — translated: MEPIINQDIFIQYRYNLYNKYLGSRVRVNVRNRKKRTKTFIGKLQGYDLHLNVVLADVYRVILYNTEEQRQDVDGLMVIRGVNVQSIRLACPEPHLLPWPTKPTKLTKAASKSPARSKEEPPKPPTPARPLKLKRAWLTSPSPSGDFTPSRQRKETSETPSTDKAANEGEKGEEKRIPEEVKKETPKSENITSPTDADEKASVLQRNAEEEVIIKREPEDDSLTFEEFILANNDIGEDYVVKSEVQDSDEGDMPENS
- the LOC124358634 gene encoding uncharacterized protein LOC124358634 isoform X1; this translates as MVEPIINQDIFIQYRYNLYNKYLGSRVRVNVRNRKKRTKTFIGKLQGYDLHLNVVLADVYRVILYNTEEQRQDVDGLMVIRGVNVQSIRLACPEPHLLPWPTKPTKLTKAASKSPARSKEEPPKPPTPARPLKLKRAWLTSPSPSGDFTPSRQRKETSETPSTDKAANEGEKGEEKRIPEEVKKETPKSENITSPTDADEKASVLQRNAEEEVIIKREPEDDSLTFEEFILANNDIGEDYVVKSEVQDSDEGDMPENS